The genome window ATACAGCATCAAGCATTCCAAGCAACTCAGATTGTTATATGCCATTGCTTACCCTAAAATGCCCAAAACAAATTTTGCCAGATACCCTAGAACTGTTAGTGCCCATGTTGTCTCAGCCTGCATTCATACAAGATCAGTAAGTGGGAGAACCATTGCATATTGATATTGTTTATGCCAAGCAATCAAGTATCTACCTTTTCCCCTTGTGGATACATCTCCTCAAGAAGCTTGACATCTTCTTCCAATTGAAACAACTCCTGGCAAATTAAGTGAGATAGATGAGTAAAAAAAACCAGAACCACTCAAACTAGAACAAGAACATTTCACTAATCATTAACTGTAGACAACTTTCAGCCACAACTATAACAGTACACGTCAAATTACGATATGCAAGTCCAGGTGAAcacataaaatacttaaaagaaaCTTTGCATTATAAAGTACTGATAAattaccaatatttttttaccttctCTACTGATTTCACATTTTTACGAAATTTCCTTCCCTTCGAACCACTTCTTTCTTCCTGATGAAGTGACTCAGCTGCTTTCTTCAGTTCTTTTGCTTTTTTACCCAGTTCGGTTGCTTCCTACAACCATAACCAACCAACCACACCATAAATATAGTACTGCATATTCAATCAACATTTAGTACGTCTTCGCTATAAAAGCATATAGCACCTTGATATACTGTGAACGAGTGATAACAGCCTTTGGACGCCGAATGAATGAAAATATAAGTCCCAATGGAAGACAAGCAATACCAACACCACCAAATATCTGGATtgaatggaaagaaaacaattgTTAATATcactaatatgaaaaataaaagtaaatatgaCCTGGGAAGTAattgattcttcttttgtacAGTTTATGGGATCAGCCAATCAGTTCATATTTTTTAGGGAGTCAAAAAAGATCTAACACAATATCCTAATTCACACACACtttcacaagaaaaaaaatgataattgaaAGAAAGTAGTAGAGATAAATCCATAAACTACCCTAGGCAGCATACGATATAGGATTAACTTACAGCAAAAAGCACAGATCCAACAATAGTGGCAAGAGCAACGACATATTCAGGAAAGGTAGTACGCATGGTCCATGTTTTTTCTGATGAAGGACTGGCAGTGAATGCAGAACACTGATATTAGGACAAAGGTAAAAAACCAGAATGAGAAACAGAAAAATGAAATGCTTCTAAGAACAACAAAACTGGCATAAAAATATGGACTGTTGGTAAGAGTGAGAGAAACAAGCAGACCTGATGGGTGTTTCCAATACATTGTTGACCACTATTGAAGTCCCATGTGCTAGGAAATTGGCTTGTGGAAGAAGAGAGATGCCTAACAGTAAAGTCCACCTTCCCAATAAGTCCTAAAACATCAGTCAGACACAGGTTAATGTTCACATCAAGGCATCAAGCAAAAGTGGATTTGAAATGTTCACTCAATTGTGGGTGGTTAACATTGAACAATCAGATTTTACACTAGGTTACAAATTTTGCATTTAATAAGTATAATCAGGAAAGATTAGAATGAAGTAAAATTTCAGAGGGTGATACTTGGTGCATAGGTGAAGTTAATACCTTGCAAGTTGCAACCTTATGCTTATGGATTTTGGAAGATCAAGAATGGTCTTATATGCATAACACACACCTTCATGAAAGAGCCCTTTTGGCTTGAAACACAGATAAAACAAAAGCCAATGTTACcttgttgaaattttatttaattatgattatgatttatGAAGAATGGGGGCAGCTATAATCAAATTCCTGCCCACTTAGTCATAAAACATGTCAAGGACTAATTCTAAAAGCTTAACCTGTTAGGTGAAGGTTCAAAGAGTTTATACCTCTCACACAACCTCTAAGACAAAGGCCAGGAATGGTTCTGAATTTCTAACACACAAAAAAGTCTCTTCAGTTTCACttatttctaacaaaattaGGCAACATAAGGCTTCAATAGAAGAACTGGACCAGATCAGGAGAAATGGTTGCAAATCAAGCAATTCGGGAAAGAACCACAGTAACACATCATTCTGAAGTCAATCTCAAATAACTGACAAGGCATTGATAGGGTTTTTACATCTTGTATTGCAGGCCATCAACTGTCtctaaaaactaaaatgttaTAAATTCTGCATCTCGTCTTATCTTGCTATTTACATATTTGAGGGTGTTGACTCAACTCAAGGGATTTCATTTGTCTGTTATGAGTTTATTTGACCTTAAACATATAAGCAGCTTAAGTATTGCTTTGGGCCTTTTATATATTCACCACATATAAAATAGTTTAGTCCTAGCACagaaatttttataaagtaGTAAAAGCATATTTCTTAGGTAGACCCAAATTTTTGGCACCATTGCAGTCTTGACAGTATCCAAATTAATCCAACAGGGCAGGGGTATCAAAACTTTGggtacaaaaaaatttatcttataaaatAACATCTACGATAATTTTCATAAGAAAGGATATCCTTTCTTCACTTCTCATACTTATAAAGTCTTAAACCAACTTGTAAAGTTGTAATAAATGCTATATGTTGAAATTCTGAAATATATTGTAATCAAAAGTACACCATACCCAatgctcaatttttttaacccGTTCTTCCTTGTCTTTCCCACCTTACACTATCCCTCCAAGTCCCACCACTTCAGGAATCATAATTTAGGAACTACAAAACACAACATTTTCACTCAGACTGAAATATTTGCTGGTGCTCACAATGCACTAATATTGCTACAAAAGTGCAACCCAACCTATTCTAGTTTAAATCCCAACCTTTATGCTATCATTAATCCACATCAAACAACTTCTTTTCCTTAGCAAATAATCCTTGAACATGGCTTTATAATGCAAAGAAACTCCACCAACTGATATCTTCGATAATCTCACCCCCACCACCCAAAGAACAAACTAACAAACATCACTAAACCccactgtttttctttttactcaATGTGGAAGTTATTACGAGATGGATGCATGGTATTTAGCTTCACAACCAAAGCAAGCAGCACCACAACCAATGGATTCCTATGCCTACCAACTACCAAGTACCAACCAACAAGTGATCACCAGCATGAAACAATCAAAATCCGCTGACAATATCACACCAATTTCAACACAGCCAATTCCACTCTCTCTAGTTCCAAATTTTCATCCCACTGCTCACAGACACTAACCACCATCACAAAACATGCAAAATAATCTATGGACACCCAACACTAAATGACccttagagagaaaaatgtaaatatgaTAGGTAATATGATATGATACAAAAGAGAGTGGCAGAGAAATAACAGGTGTTGACGAGATGTACGATACTATATAAGAGTGGATATCTATCATCACTCTAACAACATATTATTCCGTTTACTATCACGTAACTCTCACTAAACCAAACAAATCCACCCACCCAACACCATTAACCAAATCCATAAGCTACACCCTCAAATCACACACAGCAAAATTACCACCTTGCCCCCACctcacacacaaacacaaagcaaaacaacaaagaaagtACAGCTGAaagtagaaaataaaacaaaacaaccaACTAGAGCATCAGAACGTACCATACAAAATCCCCAAAACAAGAGCGCACACAATGGCAGTGGTCACCATCCACAACAACGCGCTCTTAATCCGCTTCCCAACACTCCTGCAGATTCCCAAAATcacaacaaaattttaatttcagtatcttttattttggttaccatgttattacttattagtaCGAAGTATCATCAGCTTTGCATCTCTATCGGAGAACCTGGCACCTTTGGTGTGGTCTCCCTTTTCAATCATGTTTTTCCGTCCTGAGACCTTGCTTAAGGGGACTGGGTCCAGTACCACTCGGACCAACGTCTGGTTCGTTCAATTTCAGTATatgattacaaaaattaaaaacaaaaaaaaaaaacatcaaattaaaagCACCACGACATACACTTACTTGTCCTGGTCGCCTTCGTAGTAGAACATGGCAAAGGGGATAACGAAGAAGACGAGGACGGCGTCGAGGATGTAAATTGCGAGCCAGAGGTCCTTCATGGGGAGCGTGAGGTTGCAGGCGCCGTTGTAGATGGCGTGGCGGCAGGCCTGGCGGTTGGCAACGTCGGCGGGGAGCATGAGGATGGAGATGGCAGCGACGGAGAGGCCGAGGACGACGACGAATTTGGGGAAGTAAGCCTGGTTGACGTCGTCGGGGTGCTGGAAGTTGACGAGGAGGTAGACGTTGAAGAGGAACACGATGACGCACACCACGATCGCCACGATCACCAGCGCCAGGTTGAAGTCCCCCATTGTTGGTGGGTGGTGGGAGGGGAATTAGGGTTAAGGCTTAATCGGATCTGAATGGGAATTggggaggaagaggaagaaggagaaaggTTTTGGTTGGTTGGCTCCGTTGTTGGGAATGTGGAATTACTGTCTTGCCCTTGTGAGAGGAGAGTTTGTATGTTTGTTGTTGGGTGTGAGCTGTGTGGGAAGAGAAGCAGTTTCCAAAGTTCTTCAGACCATACCAGGCTGTACTGTACTAGTGGGTGAGTCGAGGTTTAATTTGAATGCTTACGACGCCGTTTCTTTTGCAACgatgttttgttcttttttaaaataaaaaaataaaattggttggTTTGTTTGTTGAAGGATGTGACGTAAGCGTCAACGGATAAGGAGCCGGAGGATGCACTTTGGAAACCGCTTGTAGGTTTCGCGGCAAACCAGGTGTCCAAACATTAATAATGCCATTGATTTTATGTTCGAGAAttaatagaattattttttgacaaattttttaTACGTTTGAGTTTAcgttaaaaacaaatttagaatTCATTCTAATTGAAGCATCTTTTAGAGTTTATATGTTATATCCAAAATTTTGTATTGCatcttaatttgattttataataaaaatatttaaacataaattgtatcactttaaaattaattttaatcaaaatttattttacaaaatttattttgttagcATCGATCTAAACAcactataaattatatattcaattaagattttaaaatattgtgatattcaattataatttttaaatgataggaataagttttgtgtatttaattaagataattagaatttttaagcAATTTGGTTAAAATCCAtcagtatttaattaattacaacttaggggtgtattggattatgattttagaaagcttttttagaataaaagaatattatagattttaaaagactttagAAATGTAATGActttaaaaagatattaaaagaattttgtgATTGAGATTTTATAGTTtggatttaattgatttataacATGAATTCATAAGATTTGAAAGGACTTTATgaatttataagattttaaagaattcgatcaatttttagaaaacattcaaaattataagaatcgattaaaaagataacaaaataaatgataaaatttggattaagaaaagtaaaaccaatgcaatttttttaatcttttaatagctACTTGATTCTAACTTTGTGTTTTCCTATACAATATTTCTTGACAtatctaaatttataataaccatTCATACATTAACATCTTTTTTATCCTCTTGAGTTTGAATAATAGGTTCAAAGTTTTAGTactattaataatgaaaatgaagatTTATCTATTAGACTCAATTGGATAGTTAGTgaagaaaattatgaatttcTGCCATGTTTATACTGCCTTTTACGAAGGAAGTAGAATTATATTAAACCAAAATACTTTGTGAGgatgtgattttattttctgGTGGATTGTATGGTTGACTGCTTCGGTATCTAATGGTATATATTGGAAAGAAACTTTGATTTTATACAATATAATCTTGTAATGTTGTGAGCTTGATGAAGATGTTGTGTAGAAAGATTTATTTATATGGGTTGTGTTCTTTTGGAGTTTTGGTGGGCAAAGGTTTTTATCATTGTAAAGTTATGGGATTGACTTGACCGCTTGAGTTATGTTGGGAAATGAATTCCCtcaagtttttttcctttttataactCAAGGTCTCTTTGTCATGGTGTAAAAGAATGGTACTATGGCTGGTACCCGATAATCAATGTGTTTCTATTTGCCTGCCAAAAAATCCATTGGTGTCAATATTTCACATGGAAAGACTTGAATTCCTAAATCATGAGCACATGCATATGCAGATATGAATTGTGGGGATTTTGGCTTACATATTGTGAATATGTCTTgagtaattttatattgatacaagaaagaaaagtttgATAGCAAAAAATAGAAAGAGTCTAGTAAAATCTCAAGAGTTTATGTAAGATTGTTTGATGGGTAATTTCTACTAAAAATTCACTTGAAACCCATCAAAAtctattataaaaaacaatccATTGTAATTTGTATACTTTTGAATACCAAAAGAAATTTTAtgagttataaaaaaatcttaattgaatacaAACGAATTTTATTATACTctttaaaaaatcatgatagtcttgattgaataccacaagacatatttttattgttcaaaattCTTGATCGAATTccacatgattttttattaaaaaaaagtcttttaaaatttattgaaatcctAATTGAATACACCTTATAAAAAAGTCTTTTGGTATTCAAAAGtatacaaattttaatgaatttcaatggattttatattttaataaaaaatattcatcaaaCAATCTCACTCAAATTTCAAGATGTCACTatgcttgataaaaaaaaaaaaagtaagcaaATCTACCAACAACACAAATGTAaggtataaattgattttttttccaatatgaGTCATGTgttcaactataaaaaaaaataaaaaaagctagATAATGCAAAACTCACCAAGTCAACCCGGTTGTCGAGTCACCCATTCGAAGTCAAGTCGGACATAGTGGCACCAAGCCTGATACATATTTGATCCAATTGGGCGCCTAGTTTCTAGCCAACAGGTTGAACCGACCAGTCCTAGTCCAATATGATAACTGTGATCTAGGTCACTCAAAAACCCACTACACATAGCCTCACGTAACTATAATTAGTTAGgaaccttgaaaacttgaatTTGGGCCTGGAAGCGTTGGAAAGTCTAGTTCCAGCAACTAAAACTTAGTCCCAAATGGAAAACTCGAGTCTGGCCACTAAAACGGCAAATTTCCCCATTTGGGGTCCTTTTGCAAACTTATTCCCCATTTGGGGTCGTTTTGAAACTTATTCCGCCATGGTGCTGTTTTGTACGTGGTTTGCATGGATTGTGCATGCAAACCGCAAGCTTCAATGACGATTTCGTGAGGACGGGACACGTGGATATAGCAAGCCGCTACTGGTGCTGGCAATATCAGGGGAAGGCGCGTCCCGCCAGCGGTGCTGGCGATTTCAAGGCACTGTTGAAATCGCAACATTGACTGGCGATTTCCAAGGGCTACGAGTAGGGTGCAGAGAGAGAGGCACAGAAGCCATTTCCGAGGCTCTGCACCGAGCTGCAGCTGCACAGCAGGGAGTCGCCAACGGGAACTGCGACTTGGTGAGGAAACCGCCAGCAGTGTTGGCGATTTGCATTCGTTAAATCCCCCCCTTCCCCGTAGACCCATCACGCGAAAGAAAAGCTGAGAGAACGTGAGTTCTGTGGAATTCGTGTGTTGCTGTTCGTGTGTGTTAGAGGATCCagccggaaaaaaaaaaaaaaaaaaaaagctagaaCGTGAGTGTGTTAGTGTGTCTTAGTGCATtcagcagaaaagaaaaaggaaggtaGAAGAAGCTTTTGTTCTTAAGTTTCAAAAACTTTCTCCCAAAACAAATTGTAGtaagtttgtttaattaaaattttactttatttatattctgattataattagtaatatatattattagttttgtatcttaagttagttttagttagaaatagTTTTgtgcaataaatttatttttagttttaaataatattaggtttagttaaatatatttattttatttgtattctgattataattaataatgtatgtTATTAGTTTCCTATTattttaagttagttttagttagaaatgataaattaagtttagtttgataattatagttttgtacaatagatttatttttagttttaaataatattaggtttaggtttagttaaaaatatttaaattttgtatgctaatttaggtttagtttgataaattttttttatgttagattacGTTACATTAGTGGTATGTTTAGTTTtagtgaaatatatttaaattttgtatggtaATTTAGGTTTATATGATacattgtataaattttttatgatagatTATGTTAGATTAGTTTTGTATGATAGATTAGTTTTCTATATGAGATTTATATGATattaggtttagttttaattttgtatatatattatgttaatttttttttgtaaatatatatattacgttatatattacattacattaaatatatatattatgtgaaGTTATAGTTAGTTAGTTTTTGTAGGTAAATATATATGTTACGTTATCTATTAcatgatattaaatatatatatatatatatatatatatatatatatatatatatatatatatattacgttatatatttatatttagttagttttatttttaaatggtaatctatgttatttatttaaatttatgtttatttagttttaattaaaaatgataaatgatgttatttaaaaaaattgtgttagttatttttagtttgaaatggtaaattaggtttaatttgttaatttaaattatttagtttaggtttagttttaattacatatatttaaatttggtATGCTAGGttagttatataattttgtatatatattatataaatttatggctatatatatatgatgttatttttttaaaaaaatttttgcatgtaatttattttatttacggaatagatttaaataaattctttatatatttttgtatttgttaaaatttaaattgtgtgggatatataattaattattttattgtaaatgtagttagttttatttctttataactaatgtataaattattatgtgaatttattggattatttttttttgcagtatcaatggcatcttcgtcatcatcttcatcaaatattaaaattaagtctGGTCCGATTGATGGAGACGTACTATGGATGCAAGCTaaacatgtttcagaacatgtttggaatggggaagaagACCGCAAATTACACATAAGACGAGCTGTCCCCACGTATCAAGGGGAAGAAGAAATTccagaggaaattattcctctTCTTCGGCAATGCGGTTTTTATTGGATAATCAAGATGggctatttaaaaataaacgcTTCATTAATTACTGCtttgattgaaagatggaggcccgaaACACATACCTTTCACATGAGATGTGGGGAGTGTacgattactcttcaagatgtcTCAGTATTATTAGGTATGCGTGTTGACggggcaccattaattggtcaaacgaatcttgattgggctgaattgtgtgaagaattattgggagtcagaccacaggaaGGTGAACTCCAAGGCAGTGTCGTTAGATTAAGCTGGCTGGCTCATCATTTTTCACACATCAATAACCATGACGGGAACGTagaacaattacaaaggtttacccgtgcatgGATTCTTAGGTTCATAGGAGGAGTCctatttgttgataaaagcaGCAGCAAAGTTTCCCTACGGTACCTACAATTTTTACGGGACTTTGACCAGTGCAGCACTTATGCATGGGGACCTGCCGTGCTTGcctatttatatagagagatgtgcagcgccaccgattacaaaataaaatcaatcggaggcatgtgcatcttaatccaaatctgggcatgggaacgatgcacgactttggctccaaagaggactcctccggtGATCCAAAATAAGCCACTCGGACACAGGTTAgctgttttaaaattaagatttcaTTTAAATAGGTCTAATAATGTAACGCGTGTCCATtgatgatttcatatttttgttaggTGGTTGCGACGTGGAAATCAGCATATTGGGAATGATGATCTGATTGTATTTCGTTGCAAGTTGGATATCATGAAAAG of Glycine soja cultivar W05 chromosome 1, ASM419377v2, whole genome shotgun sequence contains these proteins:
- the LOC114416230 gene encoding LIMR family protein At3g08930-like; this encodes MGDFNLALVIVAIVVCVIVFLFNVYLLVNFQHPDDVNQAYFPKFVVVLGLSVAAISILMLPADVANRQACRHAIYNGACNLTLPMKDLWLAIYILDAVLVFFVIPFAMFYYEGDQDKSVGKRIKSALLWMVTTAIVCALVLGILYGLIGKVDFTVRHLSSSTSQFPSTWDFNSGQQCIGNTHQCSAFTASPSSEKTWTMRTTFPEYVVALATIVGSVLFAIFGGVGIACLPLGLIFSFIRRPKAVITRSQYIKEATELGKKAKELKKAAESLHQEERSGSKGRKFRKNVKSVEKELFQLEEDVKLLEEMYPQGEKAETTWALTVLGYLAKFVLGILGFIVSVAWVAHIIIYLLIDPPLSPFLNEVFIKLDDIWGLLGTAAFAFFCFYLLLAVIAGAMMLGLRLVFITIHPMKWGATLMNSFLFNVGLILLCSISVIQFCSTAFAYYAQATAAQEIFGHTLESLRGIKYLYKYNVFQIAFVALAGLTFVYYAALGWRRKKPSGRFQLST